A single window of Candidatus Hydrogenedentota bacterium DNA harbors:
- a CDS encoding methionyl-tRNA formyltransferase — MRIAIVGSGSLSVKMLLPLLDSKHEVVAVILDGRHTKGIKRWLEPRLARWFRGEYSLGGQAIKYDLPIYYIDKMTEEEVAPLKALKLDLILVGGFSIILKKPLLDVPRLGCVNTHSSLLPRHRGPNPFSAAILAGDAETGVTFHWMDEDIDTGDIIAQHKIALNEESTMLGLYRDACELAGKKVEGLVNSLEVGDGLRRPQSTEAATYEKRAQVADSWIDWSDTAENIERLVRGMSPQPYVRFRWRKHVILVHKVTFDPRPVNAAPGTVLVNHPLVKIATGSGVIILRVTFRQKPIPWIWPAFGSRPDVEEMLPSGAPGAP, encoded by the coding sequence ATGCGTATCGCTATCGTCGGCAGCGGAAGCTTGAGTGTGAAGATGCTCCTGCCCCTGCTCGATTCGAAGCACGAGGTGGTCGCGGTTATTCTTGATGGTCGCCACACCAAGGGAATCAAGCGCTGGCTGGAGCCCCGGCTTGCCCGCTGGTTTCGCGGCGAATACAGCCTCGGCGGTCAGGCCATCAAGTATGATCTTCCCATCTACTACATCGACAAGATGACCGAGGAAGAAGTCGCGCCGCTCAAAGCGCTCAAGTTGGACCTCATCCTCGTGGGCGGATTCAGCATCATCCTCAAGAAGCCCCTTCTGGATGTGCCCCGGCTCGGATGTGTAAATACCCACTCCTCTCTGCTGCCCCGGCACCGTGGACCGAATCCCTTCTCCGCCGCCATTCTCGCGGGTGACGCGGAAACGGGCGTAACTTTTCACTGGATGGACGAAGACATCGACACGGGCGACATCATTGCCCAGCACAAGATCGCCTTAAACGAGGAATCGACCATGCTGGGTCTCTATCGCGATGCCTGTGAGCTTGCTGGAAAGAAAGTGGAAGGACTCGTCAACAGCCTCGAAGTGGGGGATGGCCTGCGCCGTCCCCAGTCCACCGAAGCGGCTACTTACGAGAAACGCGCTCAAGTCGCCGATTCCTGGATTGACTGGTCCGACACGGCCGAAAACATCGAGCGACTCGTGCGCGGCATGTCCCCCCAGCCTTATGTGCGCTTCCGGTGGCGAAAACACGTCATCCTGGTGCACAAAGTGACCTTCGATCCGCGGCCGGTGAATGCCGCGCCCGGCACGGTGCTGGTCAACCATCCTCTGGTCAAGATCGCCACGGGGAGCGGTGTCATTATCCTGCGGGTGACCTTCCGCCAGAAGCCCATACCCTGGATCTGGCCCGCCTTCGGCAGCCGGCCCGACGTGGAAGAGATGCTACCCTCCGGCGCGCCGGGCGCGCCATAA
- a CDS encoding D-tyrosyl-tRNA(Tyr) deacylase: MRAVVQRVRHASVRVDEEIVGAIGHGLLVLLGVDVSDGNSDADYLADKIFGLRIFNDDDGKFNRSLEDVGGAVLLVSQFTLHGDCRKGRRPSFIAAARPEQAIPLYERVGSLLREKGVEVANGIFGAHMAVELLNDGPVTLLLDSGKAF; the protein is encoded by the coding sequence TTGCGAGCAGTGGTTCAGCGTGTGCGCCATGCGTCGGTGCGTGTGGATGAAGAAATTGTCGGCGCCATTGGCCATGGCCTGCTGGTGCTGCTGGGGGTGGACGTGAGCGACGGGAACAGCGACGCCGACTACCTCGCCGACAAGATTTTCGGTCTGCGTATCTTCAACGACGACGACGGCAAGTTCAATCGATCCCTGGAGGATGTGGGCGGCGCCGTGCTCCTCGTGTCCCAGTTCACGCTCCACGGCGACTGTCGTAAGGGGCGCCGGCCCTCCTTCATCGCGGCGGCCCGACCCGAGCAGGCCATTCCGCTCTACGAGCGCGTCGGAAGCCTGCTGCGAGAAAAAGGCGTGGAGGTGGCCAACGGCATCTTTGGCGCCCACATGGCGGTGGAGTTGCTCAACGACGGCCCGGTGACCCTGCTCCTCGATTCGGGAAAGGCTTTCTGA
- a CDS encoding type II toxin-antitoxin system HicB family antitoxin, protein MLRFAIEHDEHGYFAHCPDLPGCHTQGDTYAEALEHIHEAAELYLESLED, encoded by the coding sequence TTGCTTCGTTTCGCAATAGAGCACGACGAGCACGGATACTTCGCTCATTGTCCCGATCTGCCGGGCTGCCACACCCAGGGGGATACGTATGCGGAGGCGTTGGAGCACATCCACGAGGCGGCCGAGTTGTACCTTGAATCGCTGGAGGATTAA
- a CDS encoding XRE family transcriptional regulator yields MRFERAKDSEKWVKSSGNVFADLGVPNPELALLKADISIAIEQAIERKGISQREAGALMGIPAVKVSNIVCGRLKGYTLDRLFTYLNRLDVDVQVKMKAKPKGRAVAEITGVRA; encoded by the coding sequence ATGAGATTTGAGCGCGCCAAAGACAGCGAGAAATGGGTAAAAAGCAGCGGCAATGTGTTCGCGGACCTCGGGGTTCCGAATCCAGAACTGGCGCTGCTCAAGGCCGATATCTCCATTGCCATCGAGCAGGCCATTGAGCGGAAGGGTATCTCCCAGCGCGAAGCTGGGGCGCTGATGGGGATTCCCGCCGTGAAGGTCAGCAACATCGTATGTGGTCGTCTGAAGGGCTACACGCTGGACCGACTTTTTACTTACCTGAATCGGCTGGATGTGGACGTGCAAGTGAAGATGAAGGCCAAACCCAAAGGGAGGGCGGTCGCCGAGATAACCGGTGTGCGTGCGTGA